A genomic window from Paenibacillus sp. FSL K6-0276 includes:
- a CDS encoding GNAT family N-acetyltransferase, producing MIVLKKEEYGKVRHLVKSQNELSVFSVLDGEMPGEVKVNSAENPVVVLIKTSETTLIAGSATHEDFNREISGMLDFWDSVTPDWDEWRVKIPAIHPNQFIKEYTRYKYTLTSRDFIKADLSLPEGYVLEFVNLKEMRQKNYINADRVYDWVKAWESEERFEESGCGCYIRKDDKIVSWSISDCYASDRIAVGIHTDPEYRKMGFAKKVASAVVQQCFDKGYSKVEWLCVSTNAGSKAIAEGIGFKQENKYASFSSYPPIENLTDLDEDGWYEWGTHLEKASKEERERRELIWDSLYCFVKANAVEKTMTVINEMTEKGIDCNPQRLTGDIFLFQKEGLCSAFKTSLWQEFIGKRV from the coding sequence ATGATTGTTTTAAAAAAAGAGGAGTATGGCAAGGTAAGACATCTTGTGAAAAGTCAAAACGAGCTATCTGTATTTTCAGTTTTGGACGGGGAAATGCCTGGTGAGGTAAAGGTGAATTCAGCAGAAAACCCGGTTGTAGTACTCATTAAGACCAGTGAGACAACATTGATTGCCGGAAGTGCCACCCATGAGGATTTTAACAGGGAAATCTCCGGAATGCTGGATTTTTGGGATAGCGTAACCCCTGATTGGGATGAGTGGAGAGTGAAGATACCAGCCATTCATCCCAATCAGTTTATTAAGGAGTATACAAGATATAAATACACCCTGACTAGCAGGGATTTCATAAAGGCGGATCTCTCACTTCCGGAAGGCTATGTCTTGGAGTTCGTTAACCTTAAGGAGATGAGGCAAAAAAACTACATTAATGCTGACCGTGTCTACGACTGGGTAAAGGCTTGGGAAAGCGAGGAGCGGTTTGAAGAATCAGGATGCGGTTGTTATATCCGCAAGGATGATAAAATTGTCAGCTGGTCAATAAGTGACTGCTACGCAAGTGACAGGATTGCTGTGGGGATTCATACAGACCCCGAGTACAGAAAAATGGGGTTTGCCAAGAAGGTTGCATCTGCGGTTGTCCAACAATGTTTTGACAAAGGGTATAGCAAGGTTGAGTGGTTGTGCGTCTCAACCAATGCCGGATCCAAAGCTATTGCCGAGGGAATCGGATTCAAGCAGGAAAACAAATATGCTTCCTTTTCATCCTATCCTCCCATTGAAAACCTGACCGATTTAGACGAAGACGGCTGGTATGAATGGGGAACCCATTTAGAGAAGGCGTCAAAGGAAGAACGAGAGCGACGAGAGCTGATCTGGGATTCCCTGTATTGTTTTGTCAAAGCCAATGCGGTTGAAAAGACTATGACCGTAATCAATGAAATGACCGAAAAAGGAATTGATTGTAACCCGCAGCGGCTGACAGGAGATATCTTTCTTTTCCAAAAAGAAGGGTTATGTTCCGCGTTCAAGACCTCTTTATGGCAAGAATTTATTGGGAAACGGGTTTAA
- a CDS encoding sulfurtransferase — MEPIVSTRWLLARLYEPELVIVDCRFLLSDPEAGRKAYTKDHIPGAIYLHLEEQLSAPVSSHGGRHPLPEISKLTTVLSKVGINRDRIVVVYDDQGGAYASHLWWMLRYLGHERVHVMDEGYSAWKKASFPVSDHQAVRIPSRYDANVQHNLLVSVEDVQNVVNDGGALLIDSRETRRYEGLEEPIDPKAGHIPGAINKFWKEVLDDQGRWKSTEVLKEHYEGIDPEQEIIVYCGSGVSACPNVLALGKAGYRNVKLYAGSWSDWISYEGNAVTTGKE; from the coding sequence ATGGAACCGATCGTTTCTACCCGATGGCTGCTTGCTCGGTTATACGAGCCTGAACTTGTTATAGTGGATTGCCGTTTTTTACTCTCTGACCCCGAAGCTGGACGTAAAGCATACACGAAAGATCATATTCCCGGCGCAATCTATTTGCATCTGGAAGAACAACTCTCCGCTCCAGTAAGCTCCCACGGGGGTCGCCACCCACTGCCTGAGATCTCGAAGCTAACCACCGTCCTTAGTAAGGTTGGCATTAACAGAGATCGTATTGTCGTTGTTTATGATGATCAAGGTGGAGCCTATGCTTCCCACCTCTGGTGGATGCTCCGCTATCTGGGTCATGAACGTGTTCATGTAATGGATGAAGGCTACTCTGCTTGGAAAAAAGCCTCCTTCCCTGTCAGTGATCATCAAGCCGTGCGGATTCCGAGCCGATACGACGCGAATGTTCAGCATAACCTGCTTGTTAGCGTGGAGGATGTGCAAAACGTGGTTAACGACGGTGGCGCATTGTTGATCGATTCACGGGAAACCCGCCGCTATGAAGGGCTGGAAGAACCGATTGATCCGAAGGCAGGTCATATTCCTGGGGCGATCAATAAGTTCTGGAAAGAAGTGCTGGATGATCAAGGGCGCTGGAAATCAACTGAGGTGCTGAAAGAGCATTATGAGGGGATTGATCCTGAGCAAGAGATTATCGTGTACTGCGGTTCAGGTGTAAGTGCCTGCCCGAATGTGCTCGCGCTCGGAAAAGCTGGGTATAGGAATGTGAAGTTGTATGCGGGTAGTTGGAGTGATTGGATTAGTTATGAGGGGAATGCGGTGACTACGGGGAAAGAGTAA
- a CDS encoding ABC transporter ATP-binding protein: MQDSIVLQMNGVSKIIKGKSIVDKLTFDIRKGEIVGLLGPNGAGKTTTIRMMTGLIRMSEGDVIVQGHSVKNDFNKAIGHIGAIIENPEFYPYMTGLDNLKQYQRMTDNIETGRIEEVVELVGLQEAMNKKVKAYSLGMRQRLGIAQALLNRPKLLILDEPTNGLDPAGIREMRDYMRRIAEVEGISILISSHLLTEIEQICHRAIVIQNGKLVTVTAIGGEQEAAAEVKLTIRVGSVESAINILEGLEYAELMTMDSTRSEVTVSLHDSRVPELVSAFSDKGVGIFRITENRQSLEEDFLKWTGGNRIA; this comes from the coding sequence ATGCAAGATTCAATCGTGCTGCAAATGAACGGGGTAAGTAAGATCATTAAAGGGAAATCCATTGTGGATAAGCTGACATTTGATATCCGTAAGGGAGAAATTGTTGGGCTGTTAGGACCAAATGGTGCAGGAAAGACAACAACGATTCGGATGATGACGGGTCTAATACGGATGAGCGAAGGGGATGTAATTGTTCAAGGTCACAGTGTAAAGAATGATTTTAACAAAGCAATTGGACATATCGGAGCGATTATTGAGAATCCAGAGTTCTATCCGTATATGACAGGGCTTGATAATCTAAAGCAATACCAAAGAATGACGGATAATATTGAGACCGGTAGAATTGAAGAGGTTGTGGAACTGGTAGGGCTTCAGGAAGCAATGAATAAGAAAGTGAAGGCCTATTCGCTGGGCATGCGTCAACGTCTAGGGATTGCTCAGGCGCTACTGAACCGACCCAAGTTATTAATTCTAGATGAACCTACGAACGGTCTTGACCCGGCCGGAATACGAGAAATGCGTGATTATATGCGTAGGATTGCAGAAGTTGAAGGGATTTCTATTCTAATTTCCAGCCACTTACTGACTGAAATCGAACAAATTTGTCACCGCGCCATTGTGATTCAGAACGGCAAGCTGGTGACCGTTACAGCGATTGGTGGGGAGCAGGAAGCAGCTGCAGAAGTGAAGCTGACGATTCGTGTAGGCTCAGTTGAATCAGCAATAAACATCTTGGAAGGGTTAGAATACGCAGAGTTAATGACTATGGATAGTACTCGTTCTGAAGTGACGGTCAGTCTGCATGATAGTAGAGTGCCAGAGCTAGTGTCGGCTTTTAGTGATAAAGGGGTAGGCATCTTCCGGATTACAGAGAATAGACAAAGCTTGGAAGAAGATTTCTTGAAATGGACAGGAGGGAACCGCATTGCGTAG
- a CDS encoding ABC transporter permease: MRSFNNLIVNEWLKLSKKRTFFVPYLLLILLSLLIGYIVHSVSPDMFGSAYEFSSVMLLSQGIGQVITILAIIGTAGIVSKEYSQGTIKFLLIRARSRTAILASKYAVVLIYAFTVAVIGMLAVFASGALWFGLNGGEAGLSEILTSLMYNSVSTVVYATLAFMIGILTTSTGVTIGVTMFMLMIDKLIIFREFYKYVLFPNLNLAAYEGGGAPMPGMTLTFSIVMLALYTVVFLLIGFSVFRRRDVA; the protein is encoded by the coding sequence TTGCGTAGCTTTAATAATCTAATTGTTAATGAATGGCTCAAGCTCTCGAAGAAACGTACGTTTTTCGTTCCGTATTTATTGTTAATTCTATTATCCCTACTGATAGGTTACATTGTGCATTCCGTGTCACCTGATATGTTTGGATCAGCGTATGAGTTTTCATCGGTAATGTTGCTTTCGCAAGGAATTGGGCAAGTTATTACCATTCTTGCAATCATCGGAACAGCGGGTATTGTCTCAAAAGAGTATAGTCAGGGCACCATCAAATTTCTTCTAATCCGTGCAAGAAGTCGTACAGCAATACTTGCGTCCAAATATGCCGTTGTGCTGATTTATGCGTTCACAGTGGCAGTTATCGGCATGTTGGCGGTTTTTGCATCAGGAGCTTTATGGTTTGGCTTAAATGGTGGTGAGGCTGGTTTAAGTGAGATATTAACCAGTTTAATGTATAACTCTGTTAGTACCGTTGTATATGCAACTCTTGCGTTTATGATTGGGATATTGACGACTTCGACGGGGGTGACGATCGGAGTCACTATGTTTATGCTAATGATAGACAAACTGATCATTTTCCGTGAATTCTATAAATATGTATTATTCCCGAACCTAAATTTAGCTGCTTATGAAGGTGGAGGAGCACCTATGCCTGGAATGACGCTGACCTTTTCCATCGTAATGCTTGCCTTGTACACAGTTGTCTTTCTACTCATAGGCTTCTCCGTCTTTAGACGAAGGGATGTTGCTTAA
- a CDS encoding GntR family transcriptional regulator has protein sequence MTIEFDNNLPIYIQIMNYIKGEIVTGKLKPGDKILSVRELASELQINPNTVQRTFQELEREEIVETRRGMGRYVTSNEGTILTIKKEMAKDVLDRFIRGMQDLGFQDEDILAAVAENIRTKDGE, from the coding sequence ATGACAATCGAATTCGATAACAACCTGCCGATTTATATCCAGATCATGAATTACATTAAAGGTGAAATCGTCACTGGTAAGCTAAAACCAGGAGATAAAATTCTCTCGGTACGTGAGCTTGCTAGTGAACTGCAGATTAATCCGAATACGGTGCAAAGAACTTTTCAGGAACTGGAGCGTGAAGAAATCGTGGAGACCCGGCGTGGAATGGGAAGATACGTCACTAGTAATGAAGGAACTATTTTGACCATCAAAAAAGAAATGGCAAAAGATGTACTGGATCGTTTCATTCGTGGCATGCAGGATCTTGGTTTTCAAGATGAAGATATTTTAGCAGCGGTGGCGGAGAATATCCGAACTAAGGATGGAGAATAG
- a CDS encoding ABC transporter ATP-binding protein encodes MENILEVHDVTKKYRSKHALRGVSFNLSAGKITGLLGSNGSGKSTLMKIIAGLTQPTSGRVSIIGGSVGLDSKAVVSFMPDKPITESWMNVTDALKFQSDFYPDFDQTKASRMLEFMKLRAQDKVKDLSKGMNERLQLTLSLSRRASLYLLDEPIGGVDPVARTKILNALVEFYEEDSTILLSTHLVSDIERIFDDVIFIKEGEMVMHTAVEDIRLRQGKSIDELFREVYAEC; translated from the coding sequence TTGGAAAATATACTTGAGGTTCATGACGTTACAAAAAAATATAGATCCAAGCATGCTCTCCGTGGGGTATCCTTTAATCTGAGTGCGGGTAAGATCACAGGACTTTTAGGTAGTAACGGCAGTGGTAAAAGTACACTTATGAAAATCATCGCCGGGCTGACTCAGCCTACCTCCGGTCGTGTATCTATTATTGGAGGTTCCGTAGGCCTAGATAGTAAAGCAGTGGTGTCATTTATGCCTGATAAGCCGATTACAGAATCCTGGATGAATGTTACGGATGCTCTAAAATTTCAAAGTGATTTCTATCCGGATTTTGATCAGACTAAGGCTTCGCGAATGTTGGAGTTTATGAAGCTAAGAGCACAAGATAAGGTAAAGGATCTGTCCAAAGGGATGAATGAACGTTTACAACTTACACTTTCCTTATCACGCCGAGCGAGTCTTTATTTACTTGATGAGCCAATCGGTGGTGTAGATCCAGTAGCTAGAACTAAAATTCTTAACGCGTTAGTAGAGTTTTATGAAGAGGACAGCACCATTCTCTTATCAACCCATTTAGTATCGGATATTGAGCGGATCTTTGATGATGTGATTTTTATAAAAGAGGGAGAAATGGTGATGCATACGGCGGTAGAGGATATCCGGCTGCGCCAAGGCAAAAGCATAGATGAACTGTTCAGAGAGGTGTACGCGGAATGCTAA
- a CDS encoding PilZ domain-containing protein: MDVLSRKEPFRYVMNQPLECWIEVPISSSGPGAGKLTEAVLLDLSRSGCKVRTPLNLRFTAGDTKLVIHLQLNEERLQLVGSVRWGWMFGLGQYQYGVKLKLNEDEEERLHRELDIWTASLNVEGL; this comes from the coding sequence ATGGATGTGCTCAGCAGGAAAGAACCATTCCGCTATGTAATGAACCAGCCGCTTGAATGCTGGATTGAAGTTCCAATAAGTAGTAGTGGTCCGGGTGCCGGAAAACTAACAGAAGCTGTGTTGCTTGATCTTAGCCGATCTGGCTGCAAAGTGCGCACCCCTCTAAATCTTCGATTCACAGCGGGCGATACAAAGCTAGTGATTCATCTTCAATTAAATGAAGAAAGGCTTCAACTCGTGGGTAGCGTTCGTTGGGGCTGGATGTTCGGACTCGGCCAGTACCAATATGGAGTTAAACTTAAATTGAACGAGGACGAAGAAGAACGGCTACATAGAGAACTCGATATATGGACAGCCTCTCTAAATGTAGAGGGCTTGTAG
- a CDS encoding pentapeptide repeat-containing protein, which yields MYQYLNETFQKHNFDQGSLQDGELNNCTFEQCSFKGSSMEEMTSIGCRFIDCDFTGAMLNASHHKGSAFTNCKFTGANLFVSKFEDCKMVGSDFSNAYLDGISLIGGDWSYTNLRHTNLSRQDLRGIRFTEADLMGCNLQKSDLRGADLSRVQLSQCKLKGADVRDAIVEGIDLKSLDLQGVRMDIDQAVLLARSFGAKVGN from the coding sequence ATGTACCAATACCTTAATGAAACGTTCCAAAAACACAATTTTGACCAAGGAAGTCTGCAGGACGGGGAACTAAATAACTGTACATTTGAGCAGTGTTCCTTCAAGGGAAGCTCTATGGAAGAGATGACTTCCATCGGTTGCCGATTTATTGATTGCGATTTTACTGGAGCCATGCTCAATGCATCACACCATAAAGGCTCGGCTTTTACTAACTGTAAGTTCACGGGAGCGAATCTGTTTGTATCGAAATTTGAAGATTGTAAAATGGTAGGGTCTGATTTCTCAAATGCTTATTTGGACGGGATTTCACTTATTGGAGGGGACTGGTCCTACACGAACCTAAGACATACTAATCTTAGCAGACAGGACCTGCGCGGGATTCGCTTTACAGAAGCGGATTTAATGGGCTGTAATTTGCAAAAAAGTGATCTTCGAGGGGCTGATCTGAGCCGTGTACAGTTGTCTCAATGCAAGCTTAAGGGGGCAGATGTGCGGGACGCCATTGTAGAGGGTATTGATTTAAAGAGCTTGGATCTACAGGGCGTTCGCATGGATATAGATCAGGCTGTACTGTTGGCACGCTCTTTTGGGGCTAAGGTAGGGAACTAA
- a CDS encoding glycoside hydrolase family 73 protein, translating to MTETEFIARIANFAIKDMQISKVPASLTIAQAALESGWGSSGLTVKANNLFGIKGSGPAGSITVQTTEYVNGEAVKVEAPFRAYNNWGESVADHSVLIVNGVSWNRNLYSKVLGASGKVAAQEIAAAGYATDPNYTAKLIQIMNTYNLYLYDEDAKEGDDEMSAVDKQKLVSLETEIKELRALLASLTDSKDTLKTGVQELGQSINKLTDRVTLIESRAVMNVPPWAEAAVKASNAAGLLATPSGGSYDFYRILTVLNRAGLLAPGSGK from the coding sequence ATGACGGAGACTGAGTTTATTGCGAGGATTGCAAATTTTGCTATTAAGGACATGCAGATCAGTAAGGTTCCAGCATCGCTAACGATAGCTCAGGCGGCTCTGGAATCGGGTTGGGGAAGCAGTGGGTTGACTGTAAAAGCGAACAATTTGTTTGGGATTAAAGGCAGCGGACCAGCCGGAAGTATTACTGTGCAAACTACTGAATATGTTAATGGTGAAGCTGTTAAAGTAGAAGCTCCTTTTCGGGCCTATAACAACTGGGGAGAATCTGTCGCGGATCATTCCGTGTTGATTGTGAATGGTGTCTCGTGGAATCGTAACCTTTACAGCAAGGTACTTGGTGCGAGTGGCAAGGTAGCCGCACAAGAAATTGCCGCCGCTGGCTATGCTACAGACCCAAACTATACAGCAAAGCTGATCCAAATCATGAATACCTATAATCTGTATCTATATGATGAAGACGCCAAGGAAGGTGATGACGAAATGTCGGCAGTGGATAAACAAAAGCTGGTTAGTCTGGAAACGGAAATAAAGGAACTGCGTGCTCTTTTAGCGAGTCTTACGGATAGCAAGGATACGCTGAAAACAGGTGTGCAAGAACTAGGTCAGTCAATTAATAAGCTTACAGATCGGGTGACTTTAATTGAAAGCCGTGCTGTGATGAATGTACCCCCATGGGCTGAAGCGGCTGTAAAGGCATCGAATGCTGCAGGGCTACTAGCTACACCATCAGGTGGCAGTTATGACTTCTATCGCATATTAACAGTGCTGAACCGTGCAGGCTTACTTGCTCCTGGTAGTGGAAAATGA
- a CDS encoding holin, translating to MYNDALNSVLAFASVLAVFVMALVQLVKNSVQLPRNIVPVVGLAIGLLVGAIAYPFTDMNLILRLWAGGLAGLSATGLFELAFNNREGTKKDDK from the coding sequence ATGTATAATGATGCTCTCAACAGTGTGCTTGCCTTTGCTTCCGTGCTGGCTGTTTTTGTAATGGCACTCGTACAACTTGTGAAGAATAGCGTGCAACTTCCGCGGAACATTGTACCGGTTGTTGGATTAGCTATTGGCTTGCTGGTTGGAGCAATTGCCTATCCGTTTACCGATATGAACCTTATCCTGCGACTCTGGGCAGGAGGGCTTGCGGGACTTTCGGCGACGGGGTTATTCGAGCTTGCTTTTAACAATAGAGAGGGTACGAAAAAAGACGATAAATAG
- a CDS encoding YjcZ family sporulation protein, producing the protein MGGHVGGAFTSTSAILVLFILLVIISCACIF; encoded by the coding sequence ATGGGTGGTCATGTTGGAGGTGCGTTTACTTCTACAAGCGCAATCTTAGTTTTGTTCATCTTGCTAGTAATTATTTCCTGCGCATGCATATTCTAG
- the yjcZ gene encoding sporulation protein YjcZ, with product MGGHVGGAFTSTSAILVLFILLVIISCACMF from the coding sequence ATGGGTGGTCATGTTGGAGGTGCGTTTACTTCTACAAGCGCAATCTTAGTTTTGTTCATCTTGCTAGTAATTATTTCCTGCGCATGCATGTTCTAG
- the rsmD gene encoding 16S rRNA (guanine(966)-N(2))-methyltransferase RsmD yields MRVVSGSAKGRPLKSVPGSGTRPTTDKVKEAVFSMIGPYFEGGAVLDLFAGTGGLGIEALSRGMDSAVFVDMEPKSIDTIRANLKATHLEERAQVYRNEAGRALSALEKRGRVFDLVFLDPPYRLKHGDELMLSMVEKGMLQEDAIIVLEHESSYAYPEIIPGFYRLRQAAYGETTISIYQYEANPSVEGETGEEVENESAN; encoded by the coding sequence GTGAGAGTGGTATCGGGAAGTGCAAAAGGAAGGCCACTAAAAAGTGTACCAGGAAGTGGGACAAGACCTACAACCGATAAGGTGAAGGAAGCTGTATTCAGCATGATAGGCCCATATTTCGAAGGCGGAGCAGTGCTGGACTTGTTCGCAGGTACAGGTGGTCTGGGGATCGAAGCTTTAAGCAGAGGAATGGACAGTGCCGTATTTGTGGATATGGAACCTAAAAGTATCGACACGATTCGCGCCAATTTGAAAGCGACCCATCTGGAAGAACGTGCGCAAGTGTACCGAAATGAAGCTGGCAGAGCGCTCAGTGCATTGGAGAAACGGGGACGTGTTTTTGATTTAGTTTTTTTGGACCCTCCGTACCGATTAAAGCACGGAGATGAACTGATGCTTTCTATGGTAGAGAAAGGAATGCTGCAAGAAGACGCAATCATAGTACTGGAGCACGAATCAAGTTATGCCTATCCTGAGATCATCCCAGGATTTTATAGGCTGCGTCAGGCCGCATACGGAGAAACTACAATTTCTATTTATCAGTATGAAGCTAATCCTTCAGTGGAAGGCGAGACTGGTGAGGAGGTAGAGAATGAGTCTGCAAATTAG
- the coaD gene encoding pantetheine-phosphate adenylyltransferase translates to MSLQIRKERVAIYPGTFDPVTMGHMDIIRRASKQFDRLIVTVLNNLSKNPLFTVEERTELLRQATADIPNVEIDSFRDLLVNYVRQKDAQVIVRGIRTVTDFEYELQNASINHSLDPDAETIFMMTNPKYSYLSSSVVKEIAHFGGNVSDFVTPEVEQAMKLKFNRIDGEKH, encoded by the coding sequence ATGAGTCTGCAAATTAGAAAAGAGCGTGTCGCAATCTATCCAGGCACCTTTGATCCCGTGACTATGGGACATATGGATATTATTCGGCGCGCATCCAAGCAATTCGACCGTTTAATTGTAACGGTGCTTAATAATTTGAGCAAAAACCCGCTGTTTACTGTAGAAGAGCGAACAGAGCTTTTAAGACAGGCAACAGCTGACATTCCCAATGTGGAAATCGATAGCTTTCGGGATCTACTAGTCAATTATGTTCGTCAAAAAGATGCTCAAGTCATTGTTCGTGGTATTCGTACCGTAACTGACTTTGAATATGAACTGCAAAATGCATCCATCAACCATAGTCTGGATCCAGATGCGGAAACGATTTTTATGATGACTAACCCGAAATATTCCTATTTAAGCTCCAGCGTTGTAAAAGAAATTGCCCATTTCGGTGGGAATGTGTCCGACTTCGTGACGCCTGAGGTGGAACAAGCCATGAAGCTTAAATTTAATCGGATCGATGGCGAAAAGCACTAA
- a CDS encoding nucleoside recognition domain-containing protein, translating to MNNIKIRRLASRSTPFLSGAIAILLAIAIIISPESSFEASLQGLKLWWTLVFPALLPFLMLSEMLTASGFVHGFGVLLEPLMKKVFRLPGASGWTLALGITAGFPGGAGGVMQLHKQGSISDKEAARLASLTHFASPVTLLIVIGVAFLHSPTAGYFLLAIHWISGLLASYTDARLNGRLDNPQPSIKENTNTKRPSLYSRVQLAATEARSRDGRSFGKLLGDSVATAVQNLMVVGGYMIIFAVIINIITTVLPALPVALPAGLLEVHLGADAISKGLTSIGAGSTGVLGLALLSAALGWSGLCAQLQVLTLLKQAGVRFLPYAAVRLIHGVYAFLLTLLLWKPLLAISEAALPALADSQSTPNRTINVTAIWSSFPQLLSLQSLLLIILLALSAAIYLVSAFRHRSD from the coding sequence ATGAACAATATTAAAATACGCCGGCTAGCTAGTCGCTCCACACCTTTTCTATCCGGGGCGATCGCAATCCTGTTAGCCATTGCAATCATCATCTCGCCAGAAAGCTCTTTCGAGGCTTCTCTCCAAGGGTTGAAGCTCTGGTGGACACTCGTATTCCCAGCACTTCTTCCCTTCCTGATGCTGTCTGAGATGCTAACTGCTTCGGGCTTCGTGCATGGTTTCGGAGTGCTCCTGGAACCATTGATGAAAAAGGTCTTTCGACTTCCTGGCGCGAGCGGTTGGACTTTGGCGCTTGGAATCACCGCTGGATTCCCCGGCGGGGCTGGAGGTGTAATGCAGCTTCATAAGCAGGGCAGCATTTCGGACAAGGAAGCCGCTCGTCTTGCTTCCCTTACGCATTTCGCCAGTCCAGTAACCCTACTCATTGTGATTGGTGTAGCGTTCCTACATAGTCCTACAGCAGGCTACTTTCTACTTGCTATCCACTGGATTTCAGGACTTCTGGCCAGTTATACAGATGCTCGGTTAAATGGCCGGCTAGACAATCCGCAACCTTCTATAAAGGAAAACACGAATACCAAAAGGCCTTCTTTATACAGTCGCGTCCAGCTTGCAGCCACTGAAGCCAGATCAAGAGATGGCCGAAGCTTCGGCAAACTCCTTGGAGACTCAGTAGCTACAGCGGTACAAAATTTGATGGTTGTGGGCGGTTACATGATTATATTCGCCGTAATCATCAATATCATTACTACTGTACTCCCTGCATTGCCAGTTGCTCTGCCAGCAGGCTTGTTGGAGGTTCATTTAGGAGCCGACGCCATAAGCAAAGGGCTTACGAGCATCGGCGCCGGATCAACTGGAGTATTAGGCTTAGCCTTACTCTCTGCTGCACTAGGCTGGAGTGGGCTTTGCGCCCAGCTGCAAGTGCTAACTCTGCTTAAACAAGCAGGTGTCCGATTTCTCCCCTATGCTGCGGTTCGCCTGATACATGGAGTTTATGCTTTTTTATTAACACTACTGCTATGGAAACCACTATTGGCTATAAGTGAAGCTGCTTTACCTGCCCTTGCTGATTCACAATCCACACCAAACAGAACCATTAATGTAACTGCCATATGGAGCTCTTTTCCACAGTTGCTTAGTCTGCAATCTCTTCTACTCATCATCCTACTAGCATTATCCGCAGCGATATACCTTGTTAGTGCTTTTCGCCATCGATCCGATTAA
- a CDS encoding SepM family pheromone-processing serine protease: MKQLKHRPGFRAIAYLFTFVVIVYVFVFMNTPYIVYQPGSASEVAPMIKVENADPAEEGTFMMTTVSASYANVALLVTSVFNSNSEVVRKETRLGDKSEDEYAAEQVFYMNSSQSYSVQAAYHAAGIPYEDVVDYLYVFSVPVASNKGQLHPGDRIISVEGQKVPDPEALSALLSTKKIGDQVAVVLQRNGKEVKEQVTLVEIKDKDGTAVRPGFGVTIAAVQKVKPKEEGKTVSFVDTNVGGPSAGLMFTMEIYNRLTPGDLTKGHRVAGTGTINAEGVVGAIGGVKHKIVAADREGAEIFFVPIKNYEEAKTKADKIGTSMKLVPVSTLDEALKYMEELPVKP; the protein is encoded by the coding sequence GTGAAGCAGTTGAAGCATCGGCCGGGATTCCGCGCCATAGCTTACCTCTTTACGTTTGTAGTTATCGTGTATGTATTTGTCTTTATGAACACCCCGTACATTGTATATCAGCCGGGTAGTGCATCTGAGGTAGCTCCTATGATTAAAGTGGAGAATGCTGATCCAGCTGAAGAAGGAACCTTCATGATGACTACGGTATCCGCTAGTTACGCTAATGTGGCTTTGCTGGTCACCTCAGTATTTAATTCCAATTCAGAGGTTGTGCGGAAAGAAACCCGGTTAGGAGATAAGTCCGAGGACGAATATGCTGCTGAACAGGTTTTTTATATGAATAGCTCGCAGTCCTACTCGGTTCAGGCAGCTTATCATGCAGCGGGAATTCCATATGAAGATGTAGTGGATTATTTGTATGTTTTTTCGGTTCCAGTTGCAAGTAATAAAGGCCAATTGCATCCGGGTGACAGAATCATAAGTGTAGAAGGACAAAAAGTACCTGATCCAGAAGCACTTTCCGCTTTACTTTCAACTAAAAAAATCGGTGATCAGGTCGCTGTTGTTTTGCAAAGAAATGGTAAGGAAGTTAAGGAGCAAGTGACACTGGTCGAGATCAAAGATAAAGACGGTACTGCGGTTCGACCTGGCTTCGGAGTCACTATAGCCGCAGTTCAAAAAGTAAAGCCTAAAGAAGAAGGGAAAACTGTCAGCTTTGTGGATACGAATGTTGGCGGACCTTCGGCAGGACTGATGTTCACTATGGAGATTTACAACCGTCTTACGCCTGGGGATTTGACAAAAGGTCATCGAGTTGCTGGCACGGGCACCATAAATGCTGAGGGCGTGGTAGGCGCTATCGGTGGGGTGAAGCATAAGATTGTTGCTGCGGATCGAGAAGGGGCGGAGATTTTCTTCGTACCGATCAAGAATTACGAAGAAGCTAAAACAAAGGCTGATAAAATTGGCACATCTATGAAGCTGGTGCCAGTGTCTACGCTGGATGAGGCGCTGAAGTATATGGAAGAACTCCCGGTCAAACCATGA